A part of Thermocrinis albus DSM 14484 genomic DNA contains:
- the mog gene encoding molybdopterin adenylyltransferase: protein MEKAKFGVLTVSDRASRGEYEDISGKYIIEYLKDVVTSPFEIVYRVVPDERDIIEGALIHMADEEGCCLILTTGGTGPAPRDVTPEATMAVCHKILPGFGELMRQVSLQQVPTAILSRQLAGIRNRTLIINLPGKPQSIKLCLDAVFPAVPYCIDLIGGPYITTDENKVKAFRPKG from the coding sequence ATGGAAAAGGCCAAGTTCGGTGTCCTTACGGTGTCCGATAGAGCAAGTAGGGGTGAGTACGAGGACATAAGCGGAAAATACATAATAGAGTATCTTAAGGATGTGGTGACATCACCCTTCGAGATAGTCTACAGAGTGGTACCGGACGAGCGGGACATCATAGAGGGTGCCCTCATCCATATGGCGGACGAAGAGGGTTGTTGTCTTATACTAACCACAGGAGGCACAGGCCCAGCCCCCCGTGACGTGACCCCGGAAGCCACGATGGCCGTTTGCCACAAGATACTACCGGGTTTCGGAGAACTCATGAGGCAGGTATCTCTGCAGCAGGTTCCTACCGCCATACTATCCCGTCAACTGGCAGGTATAAGGAACAGAACCCTCATCATCAACCTGCCAGGAAAACCCCAGTCTATAAAACTCTGTCTGGATGCTGTTTTTCCTGCAGTACCTTACTGTATAGATCTCATAGGTGGTCCCTACATCACTACCGATGAGAATAAGGTTAAGGCCTTCAGGCCAAAAGGGTGA